The Calothrix sp. PCC 7507 DNA segment TCAATTAAACCCTGCTTCTGATGCTTCGGCGATCGCCACTGATGATAATCGTTTAGTCAGTAAATTGAGAAACGCCAGCAAAACTGCGCCACCCCCAGAGGTTGCTACCAACAGCACATTATTTGACACTCCTCTAGTCACAGAAGCTAGAGAATACTTCCAAAAACGCTGGCAACCACCCGCAGGATTAACACAAACACTAGAATATAGTTTGATAGTAGGCGTTGACGGCACAATTGAACGTATTTTGCCCCTCAACAAGGCAGCGAGAGACTACGTTGACAGTGCTGGAATACCTAATATTGGTAAACCTTTTGTATCGGCTAATAGATCAGGCAAAAATCTGAGAATTCGAGCTGTTCTTAGTCCTAATGGCAAAGTCCAGGTACTTCCAGAAAACTAATAACTTACAGTAATTTCGGTTAATCCGCTGTATGCCGATTAGAAAATTGGTACAAGTATTTGTATGTAGTCAGATATCAATTTTTTGAGCAAAATCCCCTCCCCTGTGACGTTTTTCACTAGAGTGAATGGACTCCACGGCTGGGCTTTTGGAGTCCAGTTACGAAACTGGTAATGCCATAGCCCTGAGTAAGAGTACCAATAAATACAATCACAATTAAATCGGTTATCAGTGTTTTGAGTTGATAACTGTTTACTGTTCACTGTTAAAAGGTAGGGGATATGCAAACACTTGGCCCACAAAAAGACAGTTCCGCTTGGATTATTCAAACATGGGCAGCCTTTGCTCTATCTATTTCTATGACTACCTTCGGGATTGTTAACTTACCTGTAGATAACTGGGTCAAAGGCTTTATGGGTATGGGTTTGGCTTTTTCTCTTGGTTCAACTTTTAATTTGGCAAAAACCACTAGAGATTTGCACGAAGCCAAGAAACTCACCGCTAGAATTGATGAGGCAAAAGTAGAGAAATTGCTTTCACAACACGATGTTCTCAAATAAAGACATGCGGGGACTGGGGACTGGAGAGAAATTTTTGACTCCTGACTCTTGACAAAACAAAAGAGCCGGTAAAACCAGCCCTTAATTGTATTAATTGAATTTGAGATTTTATCCAGATTTTTTGTTTTTCAACTTCTGCCTTTTGCGTCGCCGTTCGGTTGCAGCAACGGCATGTTCTACAGGATAGCCCACAACCGGAATTACCTGATATTTGCGGTCTTCTTCTAACTTTCTGAGTTCGGTGTAATCAAGCCAGTGGATACAATCAACTGGACAAGTGTCTATCGCTTCTTGGATTATCTCTTGAGGGTCTGCATCTTGCCGAATTACACGCGATCGCCCATAATCTGCTTCAATGTAGAAAGTATTCCGCGCCACGTGGGCACAGTGCTTACAGCCAATGCAGGTAATTTCGTCAACGTAAACACCCTTTTGTCGCTGTATACCACCTAATTCCGGTTCTAAACCAGAACGCTCTGGCGCATCCCGCAAAAAACCACCTAATTCCGGTTCTAGCCCAGAACGGTTGTCTTCTTCTTCCGGCGACGGCAGAAAGTCAGCCATTACGCACTCCAGCGCTGTACGACTAAGCGAATAGAACCATCTGCTTGCTGTTGTTGTTCTGCAACTTCAAAGCCTACACGCGCAGTTTCTTTCACGACAGTTTGGTAAGCATAGCGTTGTGTCACCTGGCGCAAGAACCCATCCACAGACAAATTTTGCTGCCAATACTGCAAGTCAGCTACTAGTTCATATTCTTTACCATTCCATCTAAAGCCGATGTCGTAGCCATTTTCTTGCTCAATTGTAATTTCGGCAGGATGGGTTTGACCGCGATAGCCACGCACTTCCTGTGGCCCCGGTTTCCAATCTATGCCTAAACCATTGAGTGCATCTTTCAAAGAATCAAGGTTACGGATTTGAGTCTTAATTTGGCTAAAGTGTGACATGGTGGTTATGAATTAATAACTAAACTAGTTTGAAAACTTACCAATCACTAAAAGTGACTTGCGTATTCGCCAAGCTGGATTGCTGTACCTGAGCATTGAAGAATTCTGAAGTCGGCTCATTACTGAGTACTATCCCTAGCTGTGCTTCGATTGCGGCTGTGACTTCAGCGCAAGACGCACCCACAATGCCAGTGACTTTCTCCTGCACCCGACCATCTGGATAGATGATGAATTCTAGTGTCTCCATAACTCTTGGCTGACCGCGATAGTACGTTAGAACTGTTCTGCTCTCGCAAGAAGCTAAAAATGTAGCTGTGGGAACATTTCTACTTCAGATACAAATTTGCCATTTGTTAACTAATGTTCCATCTCTGGAAATATATGTCTCAGAATCTTTACAAAACTTATTACTTTTATTAGTCGGCACATTTATTATTAGTTAGTTTCTCTTAACCTGATTGATTAGTCAAGGTCAAAATTTTTAATGGCACTCAGCGCTGAAAAGACCATCAAGCAAGCGTT contains these protein-coding regions:
- a CDS encoding ferredoxin, whose protein sequence is MADFLPSPEEEDNRSGLEPELGGFLRDAPERSGLEPELGGIQRQKGVYVDEITCIGCKHCAHVARNTFYIEADYGRSRVIRQDADPQEIIQEAIDTCPVDCIHWLDYTELRKLEEDRKYQVIPVVGYPVEHAVAATERRRKRQKLKNKKSG
- a CDS encoding DUF2997 domain-containing protein yields the protein METLEFIIYPDGRVQEKVTGIVGASCAEVTAAIEAQLGIVLSNEPTSEFFNAQVQQSSLANTQVTFSDW
- a CDS encoding DUF1257 domain-containing protein, which gives rise to MSHFSQIKTQIRNLDSLKDALNGLGIDWKPGPQEVRGYRGQTHPAEITIEQENGYDIGFRWNGKEYELVADLQYWQQNLSVDGFLRQVTQRYAYQTVVKETARVGFEVAEQQQQADGSIRLVVQRWSA
- a CDS encoding YiaA/YiaB family inner membrane protein, with protein sequence MQTLGPQKDSSAWIIQTWAAFALSISMTTFGIVNLPVDNWVKGFMGMGLAFSLGSTFNLAKTTRDLHEAKKLTARIDEAKVEKLLSQHDVLK